GCGCATCAGCCGGGCGTAGGAGTCGCTGCTCTGCCGTTTGCTGACGATGATCAGTGCGATCAGGGAGGCGAGGAGTTCCATGTTCTCCCGCGTACGCCCGTCGTCGGCTCGCGTGGTCAGGCGCAGTACGCCCAGTCGCTCGGTGCCGTTGAGCAGGGGCACCCACCACTGCCGTTCTCCGGGACCGGAGCGGCCCCCGCGCAGGATCTGCCCGTACTGGTAGGCCCGGCCCGGCAACGTGCCTTCGATCTTGATCCCGGTCTCCTCGCCGCCGGGTTCACCCGCGGCGTCCAGTCCCTGGCCGGTCAGCAGTTGCAGCACCTTGCGCTGCAGGTCTGCCAGGTAGATCAGCGTCTGGGTGAAACCCGCGGACGCCGCGTGCTCGGCCGTCTTGGCCGGCAGCCACTCAAGGGGTATCAGCTGGCTTGAGGCCAGCAGGCCGGCCAGCATCTCCCGACTCCCACGGTCCTGATCATTCACAGGAGCTTCTCCCACCCCACAGCCCCAACCGAACCCCGGCACACCGCTGGGTAGAGGACAGACACTCGCACTCTAGCCGCCTTGGCTGCCCGGACCAGCGGTGCGCATAGTGCTTTGCGCAACCCTGCCTGCCCCGCACGTTCCGGGCGTGTGCAGTGCGTGCGCGGACTGCCACTGTCCGTTCGCGCGACAGGTGCGGCCGTCGGTGGTCAGTGAACCGGTGGCCGTAGCGGCGGTGGCCCCGCCGGGGCGAGGCGGACCCGTGTACGTGTGTACCCCGCCGTGATGGCACCGGTCGGCGCAGTTTCCGGCCGACAGGTCATGTCGTGGCGTTCCCCAGTCGGTCGTTGGCTCGGCCGACGGCTTCGTTCATGCGCCTCAACACCGCGATCGCAGTGTCGAGTTCCTCGGTTTCCGTCTGCCGCAGTACGGCCGCGATCTCCACTCCGGCAGCAGCCATGAAGGCGCGCGCCTGTTCCTGGGCGGCTGCGGTCGGGCGGAGGGTGACGCGGCGCCGGTCGGTGTGTTCGCGGCTGCGGACCAGCATCTGTGCTTGTTCGAGCCTGTTCAGCAGCACTGTCGTCGCGCCGGAGGTCATCCCGATCCGACGTGCCAGCCGTGCCGGCGAGAGCGGCTCACCGCCCTGGGCCGCCCAGATGATCTGCCCGAGCGCATGGGCGTCGGACGTGGGCAGCTTCATCCAGGTGGACATGTGCTGGTTCAGTTCGGCGAAGCCGACCGCCCAGTCGCGAAGCGCCTCCATGACTGCCACCTGTGCAGGCTCCCAGTCCTCCGTCAACGGATCAGCCACGCGCGGAACCATCCCTTCTTGTAAAGTGACTTCATATTAAAGCTACTGAGGAGGTTGGGTATGCGGGAGCGCGATGTTGTGGTGTCCGGGGCCAGTATCGCCGGTCTGTCGACCGCGTTCTGGCTGCGGCGGCTGGGATGGCAGGTCACGGTGATCGAACGCGCGCCCGCGTTCCGTGACGGGGGCCAGAACGTCGACGTGCGCGGCGTGGCGCGCGAAGTCCTCGACCGGATGGGCCTGTTCGACGAGGTCAAGCGGCAGAACACGACGGAGACCGGCACGGTCGTCGTAGACGCGTCCGGCAAGGTGACCGCGGAACTGCCCTTTGACGGTCCCGGCGGCCCCGACGGCGCCACGGCCGAACTGGAGGTGCTGCGCGGCGACTTCGCCCGCACGATCCACGACCACCTTCCCCCGGGGGTCGCGTTCGTCTACGGCGACACCATCGAGACGGCGACCGACGGACCCGAGTCCCTGCACATCGTCACCTCCCAGGGGCGCGAACTGCGCTGCGACCTGCTCGTGATCGCCGAGGGGGTGCGCTCGGCCACGCGCGACCGGGTGTTCACGGCCGACGAGGTCACCCAGGACGACCTCGACGTGACGATGGTCTTCGGCACCATTCCCCGGACGGCCGGCGACGACGACCGCTGGCGCTGGCACAACACGACCCGTGGGCGCCAGATCCACCTGCGGCCCGACAACCACGGCACCACCCGCGCCATCCTCGCCTACAGTCCCGGCGACGATCTCGCACGGCTCGGCCGCGGCGAGGCCCTGGCACGCGTGCGGGACCGGTACGCCGACGCCGGCTGGGAGGCGCCCCGCGTCCTCGACGCCTTCGACGCATCCGACGACGTCTACATCGACCAGCTCACCCAGATCCGGATGACGACCTGGCACCGCGGCCGGACCGTGCTGGCAGGCGACGCCGGCTGGTGCGTCACCCCGATGGGCGGAGGAGGCGCCTCGCTGGCCCTCACCAGCGGGTACGTCCTGGCGGCGCAGCTCGCCGCGCATCCCGACGACACCGAAGCGGCGCTCACCGCCTACGAGGCATGGATGCGCCCCCTGGTGGACGACGTCCAGGGTCTTCCCCGCGGGCTGAAGCACTTCGCGTACCCGCAGACCCGGACCGGCCTCGCCCTGAGGCACCTCGCCGGCAAGGTACTCACCTCGCCCCCTCTCAAGCCACTCGCCGCGAAACTCACCCAGGTCGCCGAGACGAAGCAGGCATTGCCCGAGATCCCGCAGGGAGCGGCATAGCCCGTCCGTGCTTTTGAGGCTCGCGCGACGTCAACTCGTTCGCGTACGGGAGCCGTCGCGGACCGGACCCACGATGGCGGTGACCACGAGTGCCGAGGCGGCAAGGCGGCAAGGCCGGAGCGTACGGGCAACACGGCCGCATCGCTCCTCAGTTGATTCGCGGCGTTGATGGTGAGGGGGGCGCCGGCGAGCAGATGGAGACGGCCCGACAGCGGCCGTCCTCGCGCTGACAGACGGTTCCGG
The sequence above is drawn from the Streptomyces liliiviolaceus genome and encodes:
- a CDS encoding MarR family winged helix-turn-helix transcriptional regulator; translation: MADPLTEDWEPAQVAVMEALRDWAVGFAELNQHMSTWMKLPTSDAHALGQIIWAAQGGEPLSPARLARRIGMTSGATTVLLNRLEQAQMLVRSREHTDRRRVTLRPTAAAQEQARAFMAAAGVEIAAVLRQTETEELDTAIAVLRRMNEAVGRANDRLGNATT
- a CDS encoding FAD-dependent monooxygenase; its protein translation is MRERDVVVSGASIAGLSTAFWLRRLGWQVTVIERAPAFRDGGQNVDVRGVAREVLDRMGLFDEVKRQNTTETGTVVVDASGKVTAELPFDGPGGPDGATAELEVLRGDFARTIHDHLPPGVAFVYGDTIETATDGPESLHIVTSQGRELRCDLLVIAEGVRSATRDRVFTADEVTQDDLDVTMVFGTIPRTAGDDDRWRWHNTTRGRQIHLRPDNHGTTRAILAYSPGDDLARLGRGEALARVRDRYADAGWEAPRVLDAFDASDDVYIDQLTQIRMTTWHRGRTVLAGDAGWCVTPMGGGGASLALTSGYVLAAQLAAHPDDTEAALTAYEAWMRPLVDDVQGLPRGLKHFAYPQTRTGLALRHLAGKVLTSPPLKPLAAKLTQVAETKQALPEIPQGAA